The Haloterrigena turkmenica DSM 5511 genome includes the window GTCTCCACTCCGATCGCATCAGCGAGGAGGAGGAGCTGCGTCTGCTCCGGGACGTTACCGCGGCCGGCTCGGCCGCAGGGAGGGATGGAAACGCGACGAACTCCGTATAGGAACCCGATTCACGGACGTTTTCCGCCCGCTGTACTCGCCGGCTCGCGGCCAGTCGCGGCGGACGGACCTGTGCTCCTCTCACTCACGCTAGTATCTCCACTAGCACTAGCGGACTAGATTGAGTGATAGTCACTAGTGCACTAGTATCGCTACGGCTATCGTGTCGCTAGCGCTAGTACGTCGATTCCGATAGTCGATAGCGGTCGGAAGCCAGACGTCGATAGCTCGAGCGACGGTCGCGAGCGTCGGCGCCTGCGGGTGCGGCGATCTGTCACACGCGATGACCGGTTCCCTTTTGGGCTCGTCGAGAGTACGTGGAATCCAATGACTGAGACGCGATCGCTGGTGGCACTGCTTCCGCGGCCCGTTCGGACGCTCCCGGCAGACCTCGCCGCCGTGTTCGCGCTCGTGGTCCTGACGAACGTCGCCGCGCTCGCGCCCGTCCTCCGCGAGACGTCGCTCCGCGTCCCGCTGGGGCTCGCCTTCGTCCTCTTCGTGCCCGGCTACGCGTTCATCGCGGCGCTGTTTCCCGAAGCCGGCGACGAACCGACCGCCGACCCGCCGTCCGACGTCGATGGCGGCGAGGAACCGACTGAGGGGACGGACGGCGGCCCGCTCCCGGTCGGCTCGTTCCTCGACGACCGCTCGGGGATCGACGGGATCGAACGCGTCGCGCTCTCCTTCGGCCTCAGCATCGCCGTCACCCCCCTGATCGGCCTCGTGTTGAACTTCACGCCGTGGGGGATCCGGCTGGTGCCGATCATGCTCGCCGTCAGCGCGTTCACCGTCGGCGCGACCGTCGTCGCCGCCGTTCGGCGGCGGGAACTCCCCGAAGACGAGCGGTTCCGTGTCCCCTACCGCGCGTGGTACGCGGCCGGTCGCGCGGAACTGCTCGAGCCGGACACCCGCGCGGACGCCGCGTTGAACGTCGTGTTGGTCCTCTCCCTGTTGCTCGCGGTCGGCACCGTCGGCTACGCGGTCGCGGTGCCGCCCGACGGCGAACAGTTCTCGGCCGTCTACATCCTCACCGAGGACGACGACGGCGAGCTCACGGCCGATAACTATCCGACCGAGTTCACGCAGGGCGAGAGTCAGGAGCTCGTCCTCGGGGTCGACAACCACGAACATCGGACCGTCGACTACACCGTCGTCCTGGTCGAACAGCGGGTCTCGGTCGAGGACAACGAGACGACCGTCGAGGAGCAACGCGAACTCGACCGGTTCGAGACCCAACTCGACCACAACGAGAGCTGGCACCATCCCCACGAGGTCGAGCCGACGATGACCGGGGAGAACGTTCGGCTCGTCTGGCTGCTCTATCCCGGCGGGGACGTACCCGAGGAGCCGTCGACGGAGACGACGGAGTATCACGCGCATCTCTGGGTCAACGTGACCGAGGAGTGAACGGGATCGACCGGAGCGGACGACCGCCGCGAGGGAAGGGCCCCATCGTCGTCCCGTCTCGTTTCTTCGAGTACCCCTGTCTCGGTTCGCGGATCACGCCGGCCGTGCGTCACTCCGCGAGCTGCTCGAGGCGCGCGTACCGACTGGTGCGCCAGCCGGCGACGGCGGCGCCGAGCGTGCCGACGACGACGGCGATCGCTCCGCCGGCGAGGTAGACGATCGGCGGCGTCCGCAACAGGTTCTCGAAGCCGACCAGCGAGGCGGCGAGGTGGTTCAGGGCGAACGCGGCCGGCGGCGTCGCGAGCAGTCCGAGGAGGCCGCCACAGAGCCCGAGCACGATCCCCTGGCCGCCGATCATCCCCGTGAGGAGCCACCGGGAGAGTCCAAGGGCGCGCAACGCCGCCAGCTCCCCGCGCTGTCGGGACGCGACCAGCGCCAGGAGATTGACCGTCAACACCACGCCCGCGATGACGGCGAGCACGACGAGGGCGGTCCCACTGGCCAGCAACAGGACCTGGTCTTCGAACATCGACTCGAACTGCTCTTCGCTCGTGCGCACGTCGTATTCCGAATACTCCCCCTGTAGCTCGTCGCTGACGGCGTCTCGGTCGGCGCCGGGCGCGACGGTCGCGGTCACGAAGGCCGCTCGGTCCGACCCCGTCGTTCCGGTGATCTCCTGGAGTTCGCTCAGCGGCATCGTCGCGGTCGTGGTCCCCAGAAACTGCGAGTACGACGACGAGATGCCGACGACGGTAAACTCCTCTTCGGCCGCGGCCGACGGACTCGTTCCGACGTAGATCGTGTCGCCGACCTCGATGTCGAACCGGTCGGCCATCCGCGGATCCACGATCACTTCGCGGGTCATCGGCCCGTCGTAGTCGCCCTCGCCGTAGTGGACGTCCCCCTCGGAGAAGCCGTCGCCTTCCTCGAGGGTCAGTCCCCCGTGTTCGTTGGGCACCCCGACGCCGGAGACGAGCTCGAGCTCCGACGGCTCGGGCTCCGTGCCCACGTAGATCGCGTGAAACGCGATCGGCGACGCGCTCTCGACGTCCTCGCGTTCCTCGATATCGGCCGCGAGCTGATGGGAGTCGGCGATCGGGTTCTCCATGCCGCCGCCGGCCGTGAGCTCGACCGCGCCGCCCGAGATCCAGACGTCCTGATCGGCATCGTCGAAGCGATCCTGCCCGGTCTCGAGGACGCCGAGGCCGAGCCCCGCGAGCAGGGTCACTGCGAGGACGGCCAGCGCGATCGCGACGATCACCAGCACGGAGCGCCCGATCTCGTGGCGGAGCTGGGCCGCCGAGAGGCGCGCGGTCGCGGCGAGTTTGCGGAGTCTGTGTGTCATGATTACTGTCGGAGTTCGGCGACGACGTCGGTTTTCCGCGTGAGATACAGCGGATAGGGCAACGCGAACAGGCCGGCGACGACCGCGACCGCGAGCGCGTACGGAACGAACAGCGGGTCGGTCGTCGCGATCGGCGACGACGTCACCGTCGACGTCGCCACCCAGTTCGTAATCGCGACGCCCGCGTAGCCGAGCGCGATCCCGACCGCGGCACCGACGACCGTCAGCGTCAGCGTCATCACGGTGACGATGGCGAGCCGCGAGCGACCAGGAAAGCCGACCGCCGAGAGGACCGCGAGGGTCTGGCGCTCGCGTTCGACGAGCAGTCCCGTCGCGGTCGTGACGAACAACGTACAGATCCCGATCCCAACGACCAGCGTGATGGCGCTGGTCGCCAGCGCGAGGTCGTCGTCCCGCAGCGCGGCCAGTCCGGTCTCGGTATCCGACTCGACCGTCGCGTTCGGATACGTCTCCTCGATCGCGTCGCGGGCGGCGTCCGACTCCGTCCCCACGAGCACCTGATCGGCCAGATCACCGTCGGCGGCGCCGGTCAGCGTCTGGAGCTCGCTCAACCGGAGGACCACCACCGGGAGCCCGTTCGAGAGACTCGCGGTATCAGAGTCCTCGACGGCGGCCACTTCGTAGGTGCCGCCGTTGGTGGCGTTCATCCCCGCACTCGAGACCACCAGCGTCGCGTCCTCGGACGCCTCGAGCTGGTCGGCCGCCGACGTCGAGAGGACGACGTCGCCAGTCTGGGGACCGTCGTAGCTCCCGTTCGCGTAGTGGGGATCGCCCGGCTCGAGGGCCGCCGTCGGAACGCCGCCGACCGGCGGGGACGACTCGCGCGGGACGACGCCGACGGCCATGACGTTCACCGACCCGTTCCCCTCGGGCGATCGGGCGCGAACGACCTCCATGAGCACTGGTGTCGCGTAGTCGACGTCGTCCCGGTCGTCGATCGTCTCGGTTCGATCGTGGACGTCGCTGAGTCGCGGCCCCTCGACCCCGACGACCGGGGAGAAGGTGCCGCCCTCGTGGGGGACGACGCGGAGATCGGCCGCGTTGTCGTCGGCCGCCGTGTCGCCCGCGAGCGCGACGCTGATCCCGGTGACGATCACGAGCAGCGCGATCGTCAGTGCGACGAGCCCGACCGTCACGGCGGTCCGGCGCGGCGTTCGGCGGGCCTGCGTGGCGATCCGTCCGGCGGCGAAGCGAACGATCGCGAGCCAGCGGCCGAGCGCGGAGCGGTCGGTCGATCCCTCATCGGCCATCGTCGACCACCGCTCCGTCGAGCAGGGAGACCACGCGTTCCATGCGGTCGACCGCCCGCTCGTCGTGGGTCGCCAGGACGACCGTCCGTTCGGCAGCGGCGTCGACGAGATCGTCGAGGACCGCCTGTCCGGTTTCGGTGTCCAGTTCACCGGTCGGTTCGTCGGCCAGGATCACGTCGGGGTCGGTCACCAGCGCGCGGGCGATCGCGACGCGTTGCCGTTCGCCGCCGCTGAGTTCGCCGGGTCGGTGACCGGTGCGATCGCCCAGTCCGACCTGCTCGAGCCTCCGTTCGGCTTGCCGGCGTCGTTCCGTCCGACTGTAGCCTAACTGTACGAGCGGCAGCGCGACGTTCGCCGTCGCGGTCAGCGACGGGAGGAGGTGAAACTGCTGGAAGACGAGGCCGACCCGCTCGCGGCGGATGCGGGTGCGTTCGCGCTCGGAACAGGCGGTGAGGTCGTCCCCGAGGAGTTCGACCGTCCCGTCGTCGGGCTCGATCAGGCCGGCGATCACGTGCAGGACCGTCGACTTCCCGCTGCCGCTGGGTCCGATCAGCCCGACGACCTCGCCGGTCTCGATCTCGAGGGAAACGTCCTCGAGGGCCGTGACGGAACGGTCGGAGCCGGAGCCGATCCAGCCGGATCGGCCCTCGTACTCGTGCGTGATGCCGTCACAGCGGATCGTGACGGACCGGCTGGGCGATACGTGGACGTCGCTCCTCGAGGACGATTCGCTTGCCATACTCGGGTGAGTCTGCTCGTCACGTCCACCCCCTCGGCCATAGTTTGGGTCCACCTAACCCGTTGTGCGAGAACACCGTCGGCACGTCGTGCGGTTTCGCGCTCGGTTGCGTCACGTGCAACGGGAACGGCGGATCGTCACAACTGCGAATTACCTCGACGATCGGACTCGGTGACGTCACTCGGCGATTCCAATCCCGGGCGTTGACCCATAGTTTCGGAGTTTTCGGACTGAGAGTGTCTTCTGATTACGACATTCTGCCCCTCTATTATCGGCGTTTACGGATGCTCTAACAGCAGTTCCCAGAGAAATATTATAATAGGAAACTTTCATTAGTGCTTATACTAACAGTTACAGCATGGGGGAAAATCTGGAGCAGCAACTGACCGCTGTCTGTCCGGAGTGTGGTGACGAGACATCCATTAAAGAGACCGTTCCGTGGCAACCGAATATCTGCACCGCCTGCGGATCGGACATTCCGACTTCGAATACCTAATCCGACGGTTCGGACGTGTTCGCGTCCGGTAGCGGGAGTGATCTGCCGGGCCGCCTCGCAGCTGACAACGGAGCGCGTGCAGTGCCGACAGCGCGGGTACGGCACGGCGACGGTCGCGGCCGCTTCGAAACCGATCAGTTGCGGCGCGGTCGCCTCGAGGCGTCGTCACAGTGCGGTCCGTTCGACAGCGTGGCGGTCTCGAGTAGCGCGTGCCCCGGTCAGCGATCCGCCGGCGTCGGCAGGGCGACCCGACGCACGGTCGTGACGCAGGCGCCGACCAGCGTCCCGGCGACCGCGAGCGCCAGCAGGCTCGGCCAGTCGACGAGCGGCACGGGCGGGGTCGCCTCGAGGACGACCCGCGCCCACAGCGGGAGGACGAGTACGATTCCGACGACCCAGGCGACGAGCCCCAGCTGGAGCCCGAGCAGCGAGCCGACGATCGGCTGGCGTGCGTGGCGGTCCGGAACCACTATCGCGACGGCGTAACTCCCCGCGACGCCGGCGACGAGCAGCAGGGCCGCGCTGGCCAGGGTCCCGTCGGCGCCGACCAGCGCGGCCGCGGTCTCGACGCGCCCGGTCGCGGACAGCATCGCGCCGACGATCGCGGCCGCAATCAGCGCCGC containing:
- a CDS encoding DUF1616 domain-containing protein: MTETRSLVALLPRPVRTLPADLAAVFALVVLTNVAALAPVLRETSLRVPLGLAFVLFVPGYAFIAALFPEAGDEPTADPPSDVDGGEEPTEGTDGGPLPVGSFLDDRSGIDGIERVALSFGLSIAVTPLIGLVLNFTPWGIRLVPIMLAVSAFTVGATVVAAVRRRELPEDERFRVPYRAWYAAGRAELLEPDTRADAALNVVLVLSLLLAVGTVGYAVAVPPDGEQFSAVYILTEDDDGELTADNYPTEFTQGESQELVLGVDNHEHRTVDYTVVLVEQRVSVEDNETTVEEQRELDRFETQLDHNESWHHPHEVEPTMTGENVRLVWLLYPGGDVPEEPSTETTEYHAHLWVNVTEE
- a CDS encoding ABC transporter permease; translated protein: MTHRLRKLAATARLSAAQLRHEIGRSVLVIVAIALAVLAVTLLAGLGLGVLETGQDRFDDADQDVWISGGAVELTAGGGMENPIADSHQLAADIEEREDVESASPIAFHAIYVGTEPEPSELELVSGVGVPNEHGGLTLEEGDGFSEGDVHYGEGDYDGPMTREVIVDPRMADRFDIEVGDTIYVGTSPSAAAEEEFTVVGISSSYSQFLGTTTATMPLSELQEITGTTGSDRAAFVTATVAPGADRDAVSDELQGEYSEYDVRTSEEQFESMFEDQVLLLASGTALVVLAVIAGVVLTVNLLALVASRQRGELAALRALGLSRWLLTGMIGGQGIVLGLCGGLLGLLATPPAAFALNHLAASLVGFENLLRTPPIVYLAGGAIAVVVGTLGAAVAGWRTSRYARLEQLAE
- a CDS encoding ABC transporter permease translates to MADEGSTDRSALGRWLAIVRFAAGRIATQARRTPRRTAVTVGLVALTIALLVIVTGISVALAGDTAADDNAADLRVVPHEGGTFSPVVGVEGPRLSDVHDRTETIDDRDDVDYATPVLMEVVRARSPEGNGSVNVMAVGVVPRESSPPVGGVPTAALEPGDPHYANGSYDGPQTGDVVLSTSAADQLEASEDATLVVSSAGMNATNGGTYEVAAVEDSDTASLSNGLPVVVLRLSELQTLTGAADGDLADQVLVGTESDAARDAIEETYPNATVESDTETGLAALRDDDLALATSAITLVVGIGICTLFVTTATGLLVERERQTLAVLSAVGFPGRSRLAIVTVMTLTLTVVGAAVGIALGYAGVAITNWVATSTVTSSPIATTDPLFVPYALAVAVVAGLFALPYPLYLTRKTDVVAELRQ
- a CDS encoding ABC transporter ATP-binding protein — its product is MASESSSRSDVHVSPSRSVTIRCDGITHEYEGRSGWIGSGSDRSVTALEDVSLEIETGEVVGLIGPSGSGKSTVLHVIAGLIEPDDGTVELLGDDLTACSERERTRIRRERVGLVFQQFHLLPSLTATANVALPLVQLGYSRTERRRQAERRLEQVGLGDRTGHRPGELSGGERQRVAIARALVTDPDVILADEPTGELDTETGQAVLDDLVDAAAERTVVLATHDERAVDRMERVVSLLDGAVVDDGR